The Colias croceus chromosome 22, ilColCroc2.1 DNA window ATTTCTGGCTGAAAAATGACGACAAGAAAAGCGTCATCACGCGTTCGACATTGAACATGCTGATAGTTACAGACCGATTTTTAGTGAAAATCAACAGAactattacctatataattagcttatatgtataatcaataattacttACCCTTCCAtcgtttcttttaatattcagCGAATCACTTTAagataaaaacaagttttcactaaaacaacaaataagTAGAATTACTTAAGCGATGGCGGAGTTTTGAatgactcatgtttaaattttttcacTAAAACTGCGCGAGTGTTGGCGTCACTAGTCGGCCTGTTTCTTCTTTTTGCATTTCTAACGTGTTAGAAAGGAAAGGGTGATATACAATGGCGTTCTTTAGAGCGAATAACAACATACTTACCCATACCGGCTCCCGGTACGTCAACAGTTGCGGCGAAAATGTGTTTATACCGGGAGCCGGTGTTTCAACATACATTGGTTGTTATTGTGTGATAATATGTGTCAATCTGAAGTTatgtaattgaaatattttatctgtattttgtgtatttaatttatatgtaagtacAATAATGGCCGATATTGTGAATCGCAAAGCTTGCTAAACGGGGAAttgtaaaaagtattatttttatgtagaacgattcattataaaagtaatttttattttgtttgttttatttcctcgcggatgtcggtcttcgcgtgaatggtttatttctccattttgagtaactcctgtgagtaactctgacaatgacatcgtataaaatatatctattggacccaaatacggctaggcctataataatacgcaacgtgtgttcgcggttctacagaacaacgtctatggataaactgaaaaattaagattaattttttttctacgtatttttccaggataaaaagtatcctactttacgcccaggatagtAAGGTATAATTCTAagggtataataattataccaagtttcatcgaaatcgaaccgttagttttcacgtgatgtcttcacatacagacagacagacagtcagacagacagacaaaaaatttttaaatcacatatttgggtttgttatcgatccagtaacaccccctgctatttatttttttcaatattttcaatgtacagaattgacccttctacagatttattacaTGTATAGATATTCCAATTCCTTCATCaatcatcataatatgaagCAGGCTACACTTAGGTCTCAAAGTGTAGCCTGCTTTATATGATGATTGGAGTTAAACTAATAACTAGtatgttttgtaataattataaattatctgCTTGCCCCTGGAAAGTGTAACTTTCTATTACAGATTTTCATGATCGGATCAGTGtttcatacaaacatacagctTTGCTTTTAGGGGGTAATTTTGATTACTTAGATACCTACCTTACCAACCATAATAGAGTTATTCTCTTTgtaagatttattatatttgcttaggtaatattttctttttcaccATTATAGGTAAAGGTAaggttaaaaaaacaaaaagcgTGAcgaaaaatagttttatttaaaaaaaactacaacattcataataatattcttaGATAACTAGCTTTTGATTTAAAACGATAACACCAGTCTGtcgaaatataaataataaaacttaacaTAGGTACAATTAAAGCTGACAACTcttatctaaaacaaaattaagatcaaataatacctatttctTACATTGAGATACTATTagttactacgtatggagacgacaccgcctacatcacttccGGCCTAACTGCCATCAGTCGCTTTAGCGCTATGGTCGCGTTCATgtcttgtttgttttaaagcAAAAAACCAAGAAACTCATCAAATATTCGAGTGTGTTGCGATATTGCACTAATAATTCTAGTAACACTAACACGGCAAAGTGCCTTTCGTGTGTTGAATGACATTAGCCAACTTTGTACTATACTACCTGTTATACCGGGAGCCGGTAACTGGATTTTCTCCGTATCTAGTACGAATCAAGTCAATTCAAGTTATAAATCTCATTGTAAATTGAATAATCTTTATTCAATTTCCACcatttctatataaatactCAATTATAGCTTACATAGAACTTTCAACATAGGGTACTGTGATATTTAGATAAGTTAcggttataattataattacaacaACATTTggaagtaattaaaatactttatttacaaCTTATCACATTAGGTTTAAAATACAACTCGAAATTCAAGTGCCgccaaacatattttttacacaacACGTGATCTTAATATAGTCACGAAGAACTGCCACTTAATGAGTCCTCAAAAGTGGGTACAATATTTCAACCTAATTTTAATTGACTTTTGCCAATATAGACAAAGATGTTTTGTTTGTTAGAAACTTAAGCTTATAAACTATGTATTACAAAAGTATCGCAgcactatattatatattatcttgAGTAGgagttaaacaaaaataactcaaaaattacatacttacatttaaaaacagtttttggaaaaaatattgcaacTAACGGAACTTTTAGACATTTTCTAAGATTAAGATatagaccgggagatactgacacaaaatttcgagtcatttgtaacaggatggcggttctacaggggtcttagtacgcaatgacaaaaagaaaaacgatggtgtgaacgctggtaccggcggcttagtcgcgtgggcgttagtcgaactcgtcggaaaatagcgaaagtcaaacgatttgtaacagtaTGGCACTTATTTTTCCTGTAAGTTTGAGGATCAacgaatataaatacaaaatttcaaagaTCTAGGTGTTGGAAATCTtcacttatataaattaatactaaattaatttttcaagtatGACAGCACTTCTTCCCTCTACTAGAAGTatggcaaatataataatggtcacattttatcaaatactcTCCAAAAATCCAAATGCAATACTGGTACAAAAAGTTTggcgaaataaaaattttttgcagATTTTCGGCGGTATGGCGACCATTTGGAATCGtccgaaaagtatggcatggcgattttcgtaaatggctgCACGACGATGGTTACCTGTGCAAAAGTTAGCCTGATACAAATGGttgaataattgttttatttaaatcaacacATTCGCGTCGGTATGGCGGGCTGTAAGTCACAacggaaaagtatggcatgacactaccgcctacttctttttttatgggctatcggtaaattctaaaatttttgtgttacaaatcgtttgactttcgctattttccgacgagttcgactaacgcccacgcgactaagccgccggtaccagcgttcacaccatcgtttttctttttgtcattgcgtactaagacccctgtagaaccgccatcctgttaaaaatgactcgaaattttgtgtcagtatctcccggtctaATAGATTAAAGCATCAAAATAAATCAACAGAACAGTACAGTTCTAAGAAATATTTCAAGATGCATCATGTAAGTTGTTAAAAGTAGCAAAAAAATTGTTCATTTTAGTACCTGAGAGGCTATAAAAGTATGGATACGACGTTTCGTAAATCGTAATATTTTCAAGGTATGGTTCTTATGAGTAtagtgtttgtttttttacttACGCATATTCAAAAAACTTATCTATTCTAGTCACATTCCGGTAATGTAGCagacagtttttttttaaaacccCCCATATACTAAAATACTAACCAGAGAGCTGCCAACAAAATGATTTCAATGCTAAATCTAACGTTTTTTGGATAAATTTACACTGCATTTGAGTAGTTGATATATTTACACATTTAGTATCAGtactttcataaatatttgctaatacaaaaaatgaaCATTGCAGTCACAGCTAATGATAAGATCAAATGTAGTCCTGATTTCGTGGGATATTGCTTGGAGAAAACAAGGGTTAGCAGCACTCTCAAATAATGATGACTGTAATCCGAACGAATGACGCAACCGTGGGAACtacaattatatattttacccAAAATATtgccaataataataaatataccccccccccccccccaatATAGATActtagatatatatttttaataaaaatgaaacctacgtaaattaagaattaaatacgtaaaaatattacttacgaatacataaataaatatacagccTTAATTGTCTTATTGTTCCACGATTTGGACGAATATACTTTTATTCCCACTGAACTGGCGACAAAAAGCGTTTCAGAGTCCTGTGTGTCCTGAGTAGCTGTGCGTATAGGTAGTGTTTGTGTGATGTGTAACTGTTAAGAGTGATGTGGCTCAAAGCAGGTGAACACGCACAGTGGAACGTTGCACTGCCTGCAATATGCAGTTGTACGTTTTTTACATACAACGCAAAATCTGCGCTGGCGTTCGTGTTGCTTTCCGGCCAGAAAGTCATACTGAGCCGGAAAGTGTCCCACTAGTCCAGCTGTAACTGCTGAGGGTGAAGGTGGCTTGTGTTTTGCGACCAATTCCCTTACCAAAGTTTCACGGAACTTTCGGTGGGTAATAGGTTGCTGTGTGCGGAGGAGTATGAACGCATTCAGGACACTAACATTGAACAGTCGTCTAAAAAACTTTTTGTACCACACCCGAGTACGCCGCCTTTCTAGTGGGTACATGGCAATCATTTGATCTTTGCGATCAACACCACCCATGCACACATTGTAATCGGGTACTATTGAAGGCTTTAGTACGTCGCCACACTTTACTGTTGCTAACCCATGGTACGTCGAGATAAGAGAAACGAGGTTCTTATCTCGCCATACCACCAGATCCACATCGCCTGAAGTGCAGCCACGAACTTGACCTACAGCCAAAGCTTCCTTGGTCAGATTAGCCAGTTCAGTGGGAACAAACTGACGGTTCAAGCGGAGAGTACCGGCACAGTCAAACCCCCGTACCTTTAACTCTCGCGCAAGCGCAGGAGAGTTATAAAAGTTATCCATCCAAATCGTGTGGCCCTTGTGCTCAAGACCATTGAGAAGTTTAAGCACAAGTGCCGGCACTTCCCCAGACAAAGGACCATCTCGTGGAGATTCGTCATGCCCTACGTGCACTTCAAACCGCCACAAGTAGCCAGTCTGGGACTCACAAACCtcgtaggttttgattccgaCTGTGGCTGCTTTATTTCGGATGAATTGATTAATATCTAACCAACCCTTCCACTGTGTCAAACTTTCATCTAATGCaatattttgtgataaaatatataactgtTGGAACCGCTTGTTAAGATGGTCTGTAATAGGACGCACCTTAAAAAGCTTTGCCTCCGATCGTGTCATTGTGTCTGGGTTGCAGTCATCATTATTACAGAAGTGGAGACATTTAGAAAGCAGGAAGTAACGGCCACAGCTCATCGTTGCCGGAAACCCAGGAGAAGATAGTAAATCCTGGGCTGTATTCCAGTATGAGTCTACACGTGATTTCACAATAATCCCAGTCGCTAGGACTATTGCGAAATACACGTACAGCTCATCTGGATTCGTATCCCGCCATCGCGTGATACGACTGTTTGGCGAAAGTAGGCCCTGATCAATCTTGGCCGTTACCACTTGCTGAGCATATCTATTTGTCTCCACTGAAATGTGCTCCATTATTTGGCGATCCCATATAGCAGTAAATGcctcatatgggctcgtcaaTGGAACTGTGGGACCACAATTAATCTCGGAGAAAGGTTCCTTTCTCAATTCAGGACGAATTTGAGATTCTGGAAACCCTCTCCACctaaaatcaaatttattgAATGGTTCGGCTATAGTTTCGAGGTCGGCGCTGGGTTCGGGCTCGGCGTTGGGTTCGGGCTCAGCGCTGGGTTCGGGCTCAGCGCTGGGTTCGGGCTCGGCGTTGGGTTCGGGCTCAGCGCTGGGTTCGGGCTCGGCGCTGGGTTCGGGCTCGGCGCTGGGTTCGGGCTCAGCGTTGGGTTCGGGCTTGGGCTGCAGGCCTGAGGAAAGTTGAGGTGGCCACTCAAAGTCTATGTTTGCATTTATCGGTGGCACCTCAGTCTCTTCCTCAGACATAAAAAGTCTTTCAGCCCTCCTAGGCAACTGTACTGGCTGAACTATATCTTCATCTTCATCATCGCTGTCAGCATCCTCTTCACTgcctgtgtaaataataataataatatactgtaGTCTGTTTTACCTATGACGCACGATAACAGATGACGCCCATAATTTTttaccgacttcaaaaaaaaggaggaggttatcaattcggccggtatgtttttttttatgtatgtacaccgattactcccgaggtttctgaaccgatttacgtgattctttttttgttcgacgcgggatggtgtcgaattggtcccataaaaatttcattcggataggcccagtagtttttattttatgagcatttttgtctgtatttgtaaatgttgcaagtgcaagtttgaagtcggttgtttttaacgcagttatcacttgttaaatatttacttaccaTAATTATTCAGGTCCCTTAAAGGACGAGCCCTGACGGCTGATGGTGAAGATGAAGCCCTGGCTGGTGGAAACCttagaaaataagaaaatcaGTACCGGTATCgcaataactaaaaatataattttgctCATTTTTGAACTTACAAGCATCGCCTCGAAGCCGGAACCTCCTCGCCCTTACCAGTAGAGTcattatttctataacaaCAAAAAGAGCAgtgttattgtaaatatttttttaccataaaataaaactttagtaacaaataaaatgaatgaaaacttACGCGGGTCTCTTAACAGGGGTAATTTGCAGAGTTGACTGCCCGCTCCCACCACATTTAACATTCctgcaaatataatatgtattcgaTGTTAATTGTTACAGATAATAACTAATtgcatttgaaaattttaaaaattacagtaTAATAACAGAGCCGGAGATGGTGGAGCCGAGCACATCAGAGGCTCTTTACTCTTGAAGGGGGAGGCGTCCATTTCTTGGAAGGACGACCATAAGGATTGGAAGGActataatttaacattaatttaccCTTCAGGTACTGTCCTCACTGGCGGCAGCTTCCTCGTCCTCTTTCCGTGCAGTGGCCTTTCCATAGCATGGACCTCGTCAAAGCTATGCAACGCTCCACTAgttacactaaaatataaattaattgtttaaaatattttgttcatttttagaataataatatttataagaatttgtgttaataaaaataagacgCAATTACGAGCCAGAAACTGAAGGCCTATGAGCACCAAGACCAGCACCACCTCGAACCCCGCGCGTAGTCGCTCCACATCCACGTCGTCCCCGAGATCGTCGTtgtctttttatataaaaaagcaaaaaaaaagatggAATAACCTTTcatttgtgtatattttttttattttttgaagttatacttcttttggcgcgatggagaaaaatgatgagagtgaatttttacgatgcgcgcgcacactgacacttaaatttaacagcatgaagttagttctaggtggtatgaaaattgataactatgttcaagttgtatattctagtattttttccatacgccaaagaagcgccaaagaagtataacttctaacgcgtgtacataagacataagtacacacactcttttttaacGTACATTTCTAATTAAATGCAGTTTCTAATAATCGTCGATGTATCGTTTAGCGATATGAGCAAGACAAATAATCGAGTCATGTTTATTCGATCATTGATGCGTATTCCCCACCAGTCTATGGTGGAAAGAAGTATTAAGTAGTAGTAATTAAGTAGTAATTCTATTCGTAATCTTCGTTCCGTATTCGTAATCTCTATAGTTTCGTTATTTCCGTTCGTCCGTCAATCAATCCTCACTTTACCATCGAACCGGTTATGGCTAGAAAGATGAAACTTCGCATGGGCATTGGTATTTATTACGCCGTCAAagttctaaaatattttttttttatatttttctgggGTACCTCCTACAATCTAAGTTAgtactttaaattaattaataatattcgtgtactttttatttcatttcgttCAGACTGTgtcatttacttttattactaCTTTTGATAATGTTCATatggatatatttattttattgaaatgtgatgtgatgaataaatacataatattcaaatacaaataaaatggcTTTTTCCATATTATGTGTAACATGCTTGAAAAATAGCATATATTGCTTAAAGCGTATATTATGAAGATACATgtatagtatttttatgaatataataattattttatttttatttcaacaaaattattattttttaatatcgaTACATCGATACAGCTTTTCATTGTTTACATCCCTTTAGAGCGactgttttattatgtatatgtttatGTGTGATCCATGTTTGTGTGCAAAAACAGGCTAGTgtcacagttgacagatatatacgtacatacagttaggaaactaagcccctgcgatgaaattatgacgtaaGCACTGTtatagctatagggctgttacctttttgatatttaaccgacttcaaaaataaaggaggaggttatcaattcggcctgtatatttctgtttgcttttttgttcacagttgattttgtggtaattttgagattaaaacccgttaaaatacaaaaatggtgtagcctaaatatgaatttacaagaagaaatAATCCGAATTAATACaccttgtaaaataaatacgtttttatcagtgctatatttcgaaatcttgCTTGTTAATGTACCGGTAAAACTGTAAATTATAGGACGTGGAGTTGAGAGTCGTCAATTTTTTTGTGGTTAGTTATTGTCCTATGGAACCTAAATCTGAAATTTCACAGCGCggaaacttttagtttttgagttacgaatttttgaaaatcggaAAATTGCTATAGAAAGTTACTCCATCTTGTTTTTGTTacgcatatttattattttgtcagTGTCAAATTTGGCGTAAAACAATTCGAGACGCTcaattgtttaaattgtttaacatAACCTAACTTGTTTCGAGTTACgagcgatttttttttttcgtaaaaagttaaacaaaataaattaagtgtcaactgtcaaattTGGCGATTGATTCCACGTAAAACAATTCGAGACGctcgattgtttaaaaaagtctaacataacctaacctaacttatTTCGAGTTCGgagcgtttttttttttcgtaaaaagttaaacaaaataaattactatacATAATGATTAGAAATGTTGTACTTGAAATGAATCACGCTAAGCAGGTACTGCGTGTCAGGTTGACATtgtcaaaacaataaatatgcgtaa harbors:
- the LOC123701920 gene encoding piggyBac transposable element-derived protein 4-like, yielding MGGQRRSRGRRGCGATTRGVRGGAGLGAHRPSVSGSVTSGALHSFDEVHAMERPLHGKRTRKLPPVRTVPEGNVKCGGSGQSTLQITPVKRPANNDSTGKGEEVPASRRCLFPPARASSSPSAVRARPLRDLNNYGSEEDADSDDEDEDIVQPVQLPRRAERLFMSEEETEVPPINANIDFEWPPQLSSGLQPKPEPNAEPEPSAEPEPSAEPEPSAEPEPNAEPEPSAEPEPSAEPEPNAEPEPSADLETIAEPFNKFDFRWRGFPESQIRPELRKEPFSEINCGPTVPLTSPYEAFTAIWDRQIMEHISVETNRYAQQVVTAKIDQGLLSPNSRITRWRDTNPDELYVYFAIVLATGIIVKSRVDSYWNTAQDLLSSPGFPATMSCGRYFLLSKCLHFCNNDDCNPDTMTRSEAKLFKVRPITDHLNKRFQQLYILSQNIALDESLTQWKGWLDINQFIRNKAATVGIKTYEVCESQTGYLWRFEVHVGHDESPRDGPLSGEVPALVLKLLNGLEHKGHTIWMDNFYNSPALARELKVRGFDCAGTLRLNRQFVPTELANLTKEALAVGQVRGCTSGDVDLVVWRDKNLVSLISTYHGLATVKCGDVLKPSIVPDYNVCMGGVDRKDQMIAMYPLERRRTRVWYKKFFRRLFNVSVLNAFILLRTQQPITHRKFRETLVRELVAKHKPPSPSAVTAGLVGHFPAQYDFLAGKQHERQRRFCVVCKKRTTAYCRQCNVPLCVFTCFEPHHS